The Deltaproteobacteria bacterium genome contains a region encoding:
- a CDS encoding glucose-1-phosphate thymidylyltransferase, whose product IDADQVARLAQPLSKNGYGRYLLNLLKRTSFA is encoded by the coding sequence ATCGATGCGGACCAAGTTGCCCGCTTGGCTCAACCCCTATCCAAGAACGGCTACGGCCGCTACCTGCTCAACCTTCTAAAACGCACGAGTTTCGCATAA